A region from the Ptychodera flava strain L36383 chromosome 12, AS_Pfla_20210202, whole genome shotgun sequence genome encodes:
- the LOC139145309 gene encoding neuferricin-like: MAIKTFLYLSLCIGLLAVIGGVYFTKRPEMLKAFKETFIDLGQKVKLLFGYDGSSQKKTSSEVSKVFTLEELKHLKGGPGSKGLCVAVLGKVFDVSAGKKHYGPGGGYEFFSGRDGTRAFVTGDFTEKGLTDDLSGFTPSQGLEVKSWVDFYEKQYIYVGKLQGRYYNKDGKPTEELARVEALIAKGEEEKSQDQEIKNKYPPCNSEWTQQKGGRVWCSNRSGGIERDWVGVPRLFFKPGSTQSRCACIRTTGPPSDNLEAKDHQNRGDLDNPNLKEYKDCDPTSPSCRLPKT, encoded by the exons ATGGCgataaaaacttttctttatcTATCTTTATGTATCGGTTTACTAGCTGTTATAGGCGGCGTCTATTTCACCAAACGCCCAGAGATGTTAAAGGCGTTTAAAGAGACATTTATTGACCTGGGTCAAAAAGTTAAACTTCTCTTTGGGTATGACGGCTCATCCCAAAAGAAAACGTCGTCGGAGGTGTCAAAGGTTTTCACTCTAGAAGAATTAAAGCATTTGAAAGGTGGCCCCGGTAGCAAAGGGCTGTGTGTAGCTGTATTAGGAAAAGTATTTGATGTGTCTGCTGGCAAAAAGCATTATGGGCCCGGTGGTGGTTACGAATTCTTTTCAG GCAGGGATGGTACAAGGGCATTTGTTACCGGTGATTTCACTGAAAAGGGTCTGACTGATGACCTATCTGGATTTACACCATCACAAGGACTGGAAGTTAAATCTTGGGTAGATTTCTATGAGAAACAATACATATATGTCG GGAAGTTGCAGGGTAGATACTACAACAAAGATGGTAAGCCCACTGAAGAGTTAGCCAGGGTTGAGGCGCTGATTGCCAAGGGTGAAGAGGAGAAGAGTCAGGACCAGGAGATCAAGAATAAATACCCACCTTGTAACTCAGAATGGACCCAGCAAAAAGGTGGCAGGGTGTGGTGTTCCAACAGAAG TGGTGGCATAGAGAGAGATTGGGTCGGTGTGCCTAGACTGTTCTTCAAACCCGGATCGACCCAATCAAGATGTGCCTGCATAAGGACCACAGGACCACCATCAGACAATCTGGAAGCCAAAGATCATCAAAATAGAGGAGATTTGGATAATCCTAACTTGAAAGAATACAAGGACTGCGATCCAACATCTCCATCCTGTAGACTACCAAAAACGTAG